One window from the genome of Pararhizobium gei encodes:
- a CDS encoding AlbA family DNA-binding domain-containing protein, translating into MEDHVNRPTQMGARVLISDGWYKFNMSSISKIASKHVTEITVEDFQTLIDLEAEETAILELKADLSAPNGGKSWRKGEKSVQPTERDALAKEIVAFANTRGGRVFVGISESSDNPRRAKQLALPLPRIFDLAVSFQEVVHSERI; encoded by the coding sequence ATGGAAGATCATGTCAATCGGCCGACGCAAATGGGCGCAAGGGTTCTAATCAGTGACGGTTGGTATAAGTTCAACATGTCATCTATTTCCAAGATCGCATCGAAGCACGTTACTGAAATCACAGTAGAAGACTTTCAGACTCTGATTGACTTGGAAGCTGAAGAAACGGCCATCCTTGAATTGAAGGCAGATCTGTCCGCTCCCAATGGTGGAAAAAGCTGGAGGAAAGGCGAAAAAAGCGTGCAACCCACGGAGCGCGATGCCCTGGCAAAGGAGATTGTCGCTTTTGCAAACACCAGAGGCGGTCGAGTTTTTGTTGGAATATCCGAGAGTAGTGACAATCCAAGACGAGCAAAGCAACTTGCACTGCCCCTCCCCCGCATTTTTGACCTAGCTGTGAGCTTTCAGGAGGTTGTCCATTCGGAGCGGATTTAG
- the msrA gene encoding peptide-methionine (S)-S-oxide reductase MsrA, translating into MGLTDMFSKKTAMPDLQSALPGREIALPTSEHHAVNGHPLKGPYPAGSKTVLFGMGCFWGAERLLWKIPGVYVTAAGYSGGYTKNPTYRETTTGLTGHTEVVLVVYDPARVTLASLLKVFFEEHDPTQGMRQGNDVGTTYRSAIYVEDDAQLAEAHAARDAFQAALDKAGHTARITTEIDKVGAFYFAEAEHQQYLAKNPNGYCGLRGTGVSCAI; encoded by the coding sequence ATGGGCCTGACCGATATGTTCAGCAAGAAGACTGCAATGCCCGACCTGCAGTCGGCACTTCCGGGCAGGGAGATAGCCCTTCCGACATCCGAGCATCATGCCGTCAACGGACACCCGCTCAAAGGTCCTTATCCCGCCGGTTCCAAAACGGTACTGTTCGGCATGGGCTGCTTTTGGGGTGCCGAACGATTGTTGTGGAAAATACCCGGCGTCTACGTCACCGCGGCCGGCTATTCCGGCGGCTACACGAAAAACCCGACCTATCGGGAGACGACGACCGGCCTGACCGGCCATACCGAGGTTGTCTTGGTTGTCTACGATCCGGCAAGGGTCACGCTCGCCAGCCTGCTGAAAGTGTTTTTCGAAGAACATGACCCAACGCAGGGCATGCGGCAGGGAAATGATGTCGGAACCACGTACCGGTCCGCCATCTATGTCGAGGACGATGCGCAGCTTGCAGAAGCGCACGCAGCCCGGGATGCCTTTCAGGCCGCATTGGACAAGGCAGGTCACACGGCGCGGATCACGACGGAGATCGACAAGGTTGGTGCGTTCTATTTTGCCGAAGCCGAGCATCAGCAATATCTGGCCAAGAATCCGAATGGCTATTGCGGGCTGCGCGGCACGGGCGTGAGCTGCGCCATCTGA
- a CDS encoding helix-turn-helix domain-containing protein — MTFQPRMNNRISGFSVVGSWKRRSWNGVVADLWDVECAPAAGGFYVADHPRLFIVLDAKGAGQHNIRLRQTGETSVCGGRQAISYIPAGMELWADMVDVSFVRHLDLHFNVETLSKRLMEDLDPRKLSMPQLMFSEPRLMALAELIAAECANPQPLHDLYGDGLSVALFIDVMRLGAVKARRRSALASWQLRRATDYITENCLRSIRLQELSVLTGLSQSHFSHAFKASTGVPPHQWQMKARIERARQMMLENEMPMSVVAVETGFADQAHFTRVFRKMVGVTPANWAKSQR, encoded by the coding sequence ATGACTTTTCAGCCAAGAATGAACAACAGAATTTCCGGCTTTTCCGTTGTCGGTAGCTGGAAGCGACGCAGCTGGAACGGCGTCGTCGCCGATCTGTGGGACGTGGAATGCGCTCCTGCGGCCGGCGGGTTCTATGTGGCCGATCATCCGCGGCTGTTTATCGTCCTCGATGCCAAGGGCGCCGGTCAGCACAATATCCGCCTGCGGCAAACCGGAGAAACCTCCGTCTGCGGCGGCCGTCAGGCCATATCCTACATACCGGCGGGTATGGAGCTTTGGGCCGATATGGTCGATGTCAGCTTTGTTCGCCACCTCGATCTGCATTTCAACGTCGAAACGCTCAGCAAGCGCCTGATGGAGGATCTCGATCCGCGAAAGCTGAGCATGCCGCAACTGATGTTCTCGGAGCCGCGTCTGATGGCTTTGGCCGAGCTTATTGCTGCCGAATGCGCCAACCCCCAGCCCCTGCATGACCTCTATGGGGACGGTCTCTCAGTCGCCCTGTTCATCGATGTCATGCGGCTTGGCGCCGTGAAAGCGCGCCGCCGCAGCGCGCTGGCGTCGTGGCAGTTGCGGCGCGCCACGGACTATATTACGGAAAACTGCCTTCGCAGCATACGGCTTCAGGAGCTTTCCGTCCTGACAGGCCTGTCGCAGTCTCATTTCAGCCATGCCTTCAAAGCCTCCACGGGGGTGCCGCCTCACCAGTGGCAGATGAAAGCCCGCATCGAACGGGCCAGGCAGATGATGCTTGAAAACGAGATGCCGATGAGCGTCGTCGCCGTCGAAACGGGCTTTGCCGACCAGGCGCATTTTACCCGCGTGTTCCGCAAAATGGTCGGCGTCACGCCGGCGAACTGGGCAAAAAGCCAGCGCTAA
- a CDS encoding BrnA antitoxin family protein, whose protein sequence is MKKVWPSFETKDLGENDDAELMRRWQVYNDQMQAIIQAGGVRQDADGWWIDEATGDMIGPDPEIERPLSAHEAGKAKPFREAFPDLAASIDRTRKGRPPIDNPKEQISIRLSPDVIQAFKATGKGWQTRIDDALRKAVGL, encoded by the coding sequence ATGAAGAAAGTATGGCCCAGTTTTGAGACGAAAGACCTTGGCGAGAACGACGATGCCGAGCTGATGCGCCGTTGGCAGGTCTACAATGATCAGATGCAGGCGATCATCCAGGCTGGTGGCGTCCGCCAGGACGCGGACGGCTGGTGGATTGACGAGGCGACCGGCGACATGATCGGCCCCGATCCCGAGATCGAGCGCCCGCTTTCCGCCCACGAGGCGGGGAAAGCCAAGCCGTTTCGCGAAGCCTTCCCCGACCTCGCCGCAAGCATCGATAGGACCAGGAAGGGTCGGCCGCCGATTGACAACCCGAAAGAGCAAATATCCATCCGCCTTTCCCCGGACGTGATCCAGGCATTCAAGGCGACCGGCAAAGGCTGGCAAACGCGCATTGACGACGCGCTGCGCAAGGCTGTCGGCCTCTAG
- a CDS encoding IS481 family transposase, whose translation MNIHKNARLTPVRREEMALAVTSGRVSPAQAARIYGVSPKVVSRWVARFKTAGRDGMADRSSRPRSSPRQTGGALVERIADLRRQRLTGKHIAMETGVSPATVSRVLKRVGLSRMKDLAPAEPVVRYEYAEPGGLIHLDIKRLGRFDRVGHRITGNRTGQSRSRGVGWEYVHVCIDDASRIAFTDIFPDEKAASAVAFLTAAVAYYNSLGITVTRGMTDNGSCYKARDFAKACKALGLKHVRTKPYTPKTNGKAERFIQTALREWAYACAYPSSEHRKSNLPNWTHMYNWHRPHGSLNSKTPIGRLGLNRDNLLRLHI comes from the coding sequence ATGAACATTCATAAGAATGCCCGACTGACGCCTGTGCGTCGAGAAGAAATGGCTTTGGCGGTAACGAGCGGGCGGGTGTCCCCGGCACAAGCTGCGCGCATCTATGGCGTCTCGCCGAAGGTCGTGTCGCGCTGGGTCGCGCGCTTCAAAACGGCGGGACGCGACGGCATGGCGGACCGTTCATCGCGGCCCAGAAGCAGTCCCCGGCAGACGGGCGGCGCTCTGGTCGAGCGCATCGCCGATCTTCGCAGGCAGCGGCTGACCGGCAAGCACATTGCCATGGAGACTGGTGTTTCGCCTGCCACCGTCAGCCGGGTTCTCAAACGTGTCGGCCTGTCACGGATGAAGGACCTCGCCCCCGCCGAGCCGGTCGTGCGTTACGAATATGCCGAGCCAGGCGGCCTGATCCATCTCGATATCAAGCGCCTCGGCCGCTTCGACCGGGTTGGTCACCGCATCACCGGCAACAGGACGGGCCAGAGCAGATCCCGTGGTGTCGGCTGGGAATACGTCCACGTCTGCATCGATGACGCCTCCCGCATCGCCTTTACCGACATCTTCCCGGACGAAAAGGCTGCCAGCGCGGTTGCCTTCCTCACGGCCGCCGTCGCCTATTACAACAGCCTCGGCATCACAGTCACGCGCGGGATGACCGACAATGGCTCCTGCTACAAGGCCAGGGACTTCGCAAAAGCCTGCAAGGCGCTTGGTCTCAAGCACGTCCGCACCAAACCCTACACACCCAAGACCAACGGCAAGGCCGAGCGCTTCATTCAGACGGCATTGCGGGAATGGGCCTATGCATGCGCATATCCATCGTCAGAGCACCGCAAATCGAATCTGCCAAACTGGACCCACATGTACAACTGGCATCGCCCCCACGGCAGCCTAAACTCAAAAACACCCATCGGTCGCCTCGGTCTAAACCGGGACAACCTGTTGAGGCTCCACATCTAG
- a CDS encoding phage major capsid protein, giving the protein MTTMKRDPDEFGAADDMVDFLTGDPSVALRNVFDMLALSDKPALPVANHAAPLIAPEQTRGTIVAGPVATPFVRTTGERFSAFPTVGHQVAAIADDLRGGKRDPRLVAALGNSSVIGTDGGFLIWLEHAIDLIRGAFGESLLAPLTDRRRNGRGRAGLVLPGIDETSRADGSRWGGARAYWGSEGAQFLPSKPKYNQISLIPKKLFCFGYASDELLEDAIALNEHMKAVFKAEASFALDRAIMAGSGIGEPLGYLKSPSLITVAKEAGQPAGTILPDNIGAMWKRLPVASRRRAVWIVNEDVESSLTRGSGADDLGQVYQPAGTGGSTFPLLYGRPMIAMEQAPALGDVGDISVADLSQYLLLDLGLRSEMSIHVRFVEDEVAVRFIWRGDGAPGWKQPVLSANGSNTRSPFVTLEARV; this is encoded by the coding sequence ATGACGACGATGAAGCGAGATCCTGACGAGTTCGGCGCGGCCGACGACATGGTCGATTTTCTCACCGGCGATCCGTCTGTGGCGCTACGCAATGTCTTCGATATGCTTGCCCTGTCGGATAAGCCGGCTTTGCCGGTTGCCAATCATGCGGCTCCGCTCATTGCGCCGGAACAGACCAGGGGCACCATCGTGGCGGGACCGGTCGCAACGCCCTTCGTTCGCACGACAGGCGAAAGGTTTTCGGCATTTCCGACCGTTGGCCATCAGGTGGCCGCCATTGCAGATGATCTGCGCGGCGGAAAGCGCGATCCGCGCCTTGTCGCAGCTCTCGGAAACAGCTCGGTCATCGGCACGGACGGCGGTTTTCTGATATGGCTGGAACATGCAATCGACCTGATCCGGGGGGCGTTTGGCGAAAGCCTGCTGGCTCCGCTTACTGATCGACGCCGCAACGGCCGGGGCCGCGCAGGCCTGGTCCTGCCCGGTATCGATGAAACCAGCCGGGCCGATGGGTCACGCTGGGGCGGCGCGCGCGCCTATTGGGGATCCGAGGGCGCTCAGTTCCTGCCGTCAAAGCCGAAATACAACCAGATCAGCCTGATACCGAAGAAGTTGTTCTGCTTCGGTTACGCGTCAGATGAACTCCTCGAGGATGCGATAGCGCTCAACGAGCATATGAAGGCCGTCTTCAAGGCGGAGGCATCATTCGCGCTCGATCGCGCGATCATGGCGGGATCCGGCATCGGGGAACCGCTTGGATATCTCAAGTCCCCTAGCCTGATCACGGTCGCAAAGGAGGCTGGCCAGCCTGCAGGCACCATTCTGCCCGACAACATCGGCGCAATGTGGAAGCGGTTGCCCGTTGCATCGCGCCGGCGTGCCGTCTGGATTGTCAACGAAGATGTAGAATCCTCTCTCACGCGAGGGTCCGGGGCTGATGATCTCGGCCAAGTGTACCAGCCGGCCGGAACGGGCGGGAGCACGTTTCCGCTTCTTTACGGACGGCCGATGATCGCAATGGAACAGGCTCCGGCGCTGGGTGATGTCGGGGATATTTCCGTTGCCGATCTCTCGCAATATCTGCTTCTCGACCTTGGCCTCCGTTCCGAAATGAGCATTCATGTCCGGTTCGTGGAGGATGAGGTCGCGGTTCGTTTCATCTGGCGAGGCGACGGCGCGCCGGGTTGGAAACAACCGGTCCTGTCCGCGAATGGATCTAATACCCGGTCACCGTTTGTCACCTTGGAGGCTCGTGTTTGA
- a CDS encoding alpha/beta hydrolase translates to MLKWRLAIMIVLAAALSGCGGHVRGVMQPVTITGTPKGTAVVDMLVATSRRPSDDPAVLFTGERASQPSITDVAVSIPPDSARMVGTVQWPKKLPPDPQKDFAVVRVKPLSNITEGRAWLAQHAGGGHAMVFVHGFNNTYEDSVFRFAQIVHDSGADVMPVLFTWPSRARVFDYNYDKESTNYSRTSLEQTLNGLVQDGHVKDITILAHSMGTWLAMESIRQMAIRQGRLPSKIKNVILASPDIDVDVFARQWSELGDNRPNFTIFVSQDDRALALSRYISGDVLRLGQINPAEEPYRTKLEKAGITVVDLTQVKTEDALKHGKFAENPEIVQLIGRRLVTGQTLTDSDIGVGDGITALVAGTANNIGQVAAGTVATPVNLLSGNMRSKKRPPDEVDLMLEKEDSPID, encoded by the coding sequence ATGCTCAAGTGGCGACTGGCAATAATGATAGTGCTTGCAGCAGCACTTTCCGGTTGCGGCGGACATGTCAGGGGCGTCATGCAGCCTGTGACTATCACCGGCACTCCAAAGGGGACCGCGGTCGTGGATATGCTGGTGGCAACGAGCCGCCGGCCTTCGGACGACCCGGCGGTGCTGTTTACAGGCGAGCGTGCCAGCCAGCCGTCGATCACCGATGTCGCCGTGTCGATTCCGCCCGACAGTGCCCGAATGGTGGGTACCGTACAGTGGCCGAAGAAGCTGCCGCCGGACCCGCAGAAAGATTTCGCGGTTGTCCGCGTCAAGCCGTTGTCCAACATCACAGAAGGTCGCGCCTGGCTGGCGCAGCATGCCGGCGGCGGACATGCGATGGTCTTCGTGCACGGCTTCAACAACACCTACGAAGATTCCGTGTTCCGGTTTGCCCAGATCGTCCATGATTCGGGTGCGGACGTCATGCCGGTTCTCTTCACCTGGCCTTCGCGCGCCCGCGTGTTCGATTATAACTATGACAAGGAAAGCACCAACTACTCGCGCACATCGCTCGAGCAGACACTGAACGGTCTCGTCCAGGATGGCCACGTCAAGGATATCACCATCCTTGCCCATTCGATGGGAACATGGCTCGCCATGGAATCGATACGCCAGATGGCTATTCGCCAGGGAAGACTGCCCTCCAAGATCAAAAACGTCATTCTTGCCTCCCCCGATATCGACGTTGACGTCTTTGCCCGGCAATGGAGCGAGCTCGGCGACAATAGACCGAACTTCACGATTTTCGTATCGCAGGACGACCGTGCACTGGCGCTGTCGCGCTATATCTCCGGCGACGTTCTCCGGCTGGGGCAGATCAATCCGGCAGAAGAGCCCTATCGCACCAAGCTCGAAAAAGCCGGAATCACGGTGGTCGATCTGACGCAGGTGAAAACGGAAGATGCGCTCAAGCACGGAAAATTTGCAGAAAACCCTGAAATCGTCCAATTGATCGGCAGGCGGCTGGTGACCGGGCAAACGTTGACGGACTCCGATATCGGCGTCGGCGACGGCATTACCGCTCTGGTCGCCGGCACTGCGAACAACATCGGCCAGGTCGCGGCCGGTACCGTGGCAACGCCGGTCAACCTCCTATCCGGAAATATGAGATCGAAAAAGCGTCCGCCTGACGAGGTCGACCTGATGCTTGAAAAAGAAGATTCCCCAATCGATTGA
- a CDS encoding BrnT family toxin, whose translation MNITYDEPKRLSNIAKHGYDFADLTVEFFEAARIEDAKQGRFLAIGDFNGTVVVAVVFRPLGSEALSVISMRRASRNERK comes from the coding sequence ATGAACATCACCTATGACGAACCGAAACGCCTTTCGAACATAGCCAAGCATGGCTATGATTTCGCAGACCTGACGGTCGAATTTTTCGAAGCCGCCCGCATCGAAGATGCAAAGCAAGGCCGGTTTCTCGCTATCGGTGATTTCAACGGCACTGTCGTCGTCGCGGTTGTTTTCCGGCCGCTCGGTTCGGAAGCCCTCTCGGTGATTTCCATGCGCCGCGCAAGCCGAAACGAAAGGAAGTGA
- a CDS encoding S49 family peptidase yields MSAIDSLLQTHWAIEPTWLPRLAALAQRDNGSPTVREVQPWQKRDYEHMAGPGATKLTGGHRASLVDNVAIIPVMGPIFPRANMMTEMSGATSCNMLAIDLAAAINNNSEVGAILLLVDSPGGAVTGIADFANKVAEAARIKPVMAYVQGQACSAAYWIASAASEVAVDRTAVVGSIGVVVATARQVAAGQSGYLDVEIVSTNAPNKRPDLGANEGVAEVRRTLDALERIFIADVARGRKVTASQVVEKFGKGGLMVGLEAKSAGMVDRVQTLEFTMQGLRRVAKDWITQRRVKSAR; encoded by the coding sequence ATGTCTGCGATTGATTCCCTGCTTCAAACCCACTGGGCCATAGAGCCGACCTGGTTGCCGCGTCTTGCGGCCTTGGCCCAGCGCGATAACGGCTCGCCGACCGTGCGCGAGGTTCAGCCGTGGCAGAAGCGCGACTACGAGCACATGGCCGGTCCCGGCGCAACGAAGCTGACCGGCGGACACCGTGCATCCCTGGTCGATAACGTCGCTATTATCCCGGTCATGGGGCCTATATTTCCCCGTGCCAACATGATGACCGAAATGTCCGGTGCGACGAGCTGCAACATGCTGGCAATCGATCTGGCGGCGGCGATCAACAACAATAGCGAAGTCGGCGCAATCCTCTTGCTTGTCGACAGTCCTGGCGGCGCTGTTACCGGAATTGCGGATTTCGCGAACAAGGTTGCCGAAGCGGCGCGAATCAAGCCCGTCATGGCCTATGTGCAGGGGCAGGCATGCTCTGCCGCCTATTGGATTGCCAGCGCCGCATCCGAGGTTGCCGTGGATCGTACGGCCGTCGTCGGTTCGATCGGTGTCGTCGTGGCGACGGCTCGCCAGGTGGCGGCGGGACAAAGTGGCTATCTCGATGTTGAAATCGTCAGCACCAACGCGCCGAACAAACGGCCGGATCTCGGAGCCAATGAAGGCGTCGCGGAAGTGCGGCGGACACTCGACGCCCTTGAGCGGATTTTCATTGCGGACGTGGCGCGGGGTCGCAAGGTCACCGCGTCTCAGGTCGTTGAAAAATTCGGCAAGGGCGGGCTGATGGTGGGACTTGAGGCAAAGTCGGCCGGAATGGTCGATCGCGTCCAGACGCTCGAATTCACGATGCAGGGGCTTCGCCGGGTCGCGAAAGACTGGATCACCCAGCGCCGCGTCAAGAGTGCGCGCTAA
- a CDS encoding IS630 family transposase (programmed frameshift), with protein sequence MGSAISLRSDFDGARLRLLARQTRDADQARRLLALASIYDGGSRADAARLGSVTVQIVRDWVVRFNERGPAGLINGKAPGKPSLLNDEQRTALAQAIERGPTPYLDGVVRWRLCDLAQWIWEEFRISVSEETLGREVRAMGYRKLSARPRHHAQDAEAAEAFKKNFPAAVAEIAAGPAKGKVIEIWFQDEARIGQKNKITRRWAKRGSRPSAPHDQRTRSAYIFGAICPKHGKAAALVMPWCDTHAMNQHLIEISRNVAVHAHAVLIMDQAGWHMSNNLVVPENITILPLPPKSPELNPVENIWQFMRDNWLSNRVFKSYEDIVDHCCYAWRTLQQRPWKIMSIGRRKWAQGF encoded by the exons ATGGGTTCAGCGATTTCTTTGCGATCGGACTTCGACGGAGCCAGGTTGCGGCTTCTGGCTCGGCAGACACGCGATGCCGATCAGGCACGGCGGCTTCTGGCACTTGCATCGATCTATGATGGCGGCTCACGCGCCGATGCCGCCCGGCTTGGCAGTGTGACGGTTCAGATCGTGCGCGACTGGGTGGTGCGCTTCAATGAACGCGGTCCCGCCGGCCTTATCAACGGCAAGGCCCCGGGCAAACCTTCTCTCCTGAACGATGAACAGCGAACGGCTTTGGCGCAAGCCATAGAGCGCGGACCGACCCCGTATCTGGATGGAGTCGTTCGCTGGCGTCTGTGTGATCTGGCGCAATGGATTTGGGAAGAGTTCCGCATCTCGGTGAGCGAGGAGACCCTGGGCCGCGAAGTGCGTGCCATGGGCTATCGCAAGCTCTCGGCTCGCCCAAGACATCATGCGCAGGATGCCGAGGCGGCCGAGGCATTTAAAAAAA ACTTCCCCGCCGCTGTGGCAGAAATCGCCGCAGGTCCCGCCAAGGGCAAAGTAATCGAAATCTGGTTCCAGGACGAAGCCCGGATAGGCCAGAAGAACAAGATCACGCGTCGTTGGGCCAAGCGGGGCTCAAGGCCGTCCGCGCCGCACGACCAGCGAACCCGATCGGCCTATATCTTCGGTGCCATCTGTCCCAAGCACGGCAAGGCCGCCGCTCTCGTCATGCCGTGGTGCGACACCCATGCCATGAACCAGCACCTGATCGAGATATCCCGCAACGTCGCCGTTCATGCACACGCCGTCCTCATCATGGATCAGGCCGGATGGCACATGTCCAACAATCTCGTCGTTCCAGAAAACATCACCATCCTGCCACTGCCGCCCAAATCGCCCGAGTTGAACCCGGTCGAAAACATCTGGCAGTTCATGAGGGACAACTGGCTCTCAAACCGAGTCTTCAAATCCTACGAGGATATCGTCGACCACTGCTGCTACGCTTGGAGAACCCTCCAGCAACGACCATGGAAGATCATGTCAATCGGCCGACGCAAATGGGCGCAAGGGTTCTAA
- a CDS encoding Arc family DNA-binding protein, with protein MAPKTGRGSDQFNLRMPAGMRDRINEAAKDSGRSMNTEIVSRLDQSLNMDLEVDNVWQEVHRRDAQIRALEEKLYEREKEQKEIQTRAMERDLYWTNISLALNGVRRANLIQFRASLKHILMSSDNFPPSLKSYAEDMLSVLNEKYDDLPETAEAMRFLVTQADDAHNLVYAAPDGELDPDFIIDPPKQK; from the coding sequence ATGGCTCCAAAAACTGGCCGAGGATCCGATCAATTCAATCTGAGGATGCCCGCAGGAATGCGGGACCGCATAAATGAGGCGGCCAAGGATAGCGGTCGCTCCATGAACACCGAGATTGTTAGTCGCTTAGATCAATCCCTGAATATGGATCTGGAAGTCGATAATGTGTGGCAAGAGGTGCATCGCAGGGACGCTCAAATTCGCGCGCTGGAAGAAAAACTTTACGAGCGAGAAAAGGAGCAAAAAGAAATTCAAACCAGAGCCATGGAGAGAGATCTCTACTGGACCAATATTTCTCTTGCGCTCAACGGCGTCAGGCGCGCTAACTTGATACAATTTCGCGCATCACTTAAGCACATTCTCATGAGCAGTGATAATTTTCCGCCTTCACTTAAATCATACGCGGAAGACATGCTTTCCGTTCTCAATGAAAAATATGACGATCTACCGGAAACCGCTGAGGCTATGCGTTTTCTGGTTACCCAGGCGGATGACGCTCACAATCTTGTCTACGCTGCACCTGACGGTGAGCTAGATCCCGATTTTATCATTGATCCACCGAAGCAGAAATAA